The following proteins are encoded in a genomic region of uncultured Vibrio sp.:
- the yfbR gene encoding 5'-deoxynucleotidase yields the protein MHSVLSYNHLTHTKRSVRTKGDLPTPVKYYNPEIAKEYKKIEAAAEQKLLSMLPEEFHEDFAPFLLSHSAHEEDAKIVKQADSICAYLKCLEELSAGNHEFALAKKRLEVTLQERQTPEMDYFLTTFAPSFELSLDEIS from the coding sequence ATGCATAGTGTATTAAGCTACAATCACCTTACACATACAAAAAGATCTGTCCGAACTAAAGGTGACTTGCCGACACCCGTTAAGTATTACAATCCAGAAATCGCGAAAGAGTATAAGAAGATTGAAGCCGCTGCAGAGCAAAAGCTTTTGTCGATGCTCCCTGAAGAGTTTCATGAAGACTTTGCCCCATTTCTGCTCTCTCACTCTGCGCACGAAGAGGATGCTAAGATCGTCAAACAAGCCGACTCCATTTGTGCCTACCTTAAGTGCTTAGAAGAATTGAGTGCAGGAAACCACGAGTTCGCTTTAGCGAAAAAGCGACTCGAAGTAACACTACAAGAGCGTCAAACACCAGAAATGGATTACTTTCTGACTACCTTTGCACCAAGCTTTGAGTTGTCACTGGATGAAATCAGTTAA
- a CDS encoding anti-phage deoxyguanosine triphosphatase codes for MSFELHSQWLQRHDDEHKIRRDDHRSPYQRDRARILHSAAFRRLQAKTQVHGNSLEDFHRTRLTHSLEAAQLGTGIVAQLKKKQAEFRDLLPSDSLIDSLCLAHDIGHPPYGHGGEIALNYMMREHGGFEGNAQTFRIVTKLEPYTEHFGMNLSRRTLLGLIKYPALISQTRSTVLPAPAEHQRKLKAHEWYPAKGIYDCDKALFDWVLEPLTDNDKAQLGQMRYEPESDLEHSKTRFKSLDCSIMELADDIAYGVHDLEDAIVLGMVTRQQWQEGAASQLADCGDPWFETHIDSIGQMLFSGKHHERKDAIGGLVNALLTSISIKAVDVAFTSPLLAWNACLEPQTAKALDVLKHFVSQYVIQVPQVQIVEYKGQQIIMDIFEALTAAPERLLPMHTKALWCQAGTESDKMRVIADYISAMTDSHAQKLHRQLFSSIVL; via the coding sequence GTGTCGTTTGAATTGCACTCACAATGGCTGCAACGCCATGATGATGAACATAAGATCCGTCGAGATGACCATCGAAGCCCTTATCAGCGAGACAGAGCCCGAATCCTGCACTCTGCCGCTTTCCGTCGCCTGCAGGCTAAAACACAAGTTCACGGCAACAGTTTGGAAGACTTTCACCGTACCCGATTAACCCACTCACTTGAAGCGGCTCAGCTAGGAACAGGAATCGTTGCGCAGCTGAAAAAGAAACAAGCGGAATTCCGCGATCTCTTACCATCAGACAGTCTTATTGATTCGCTTTGTCTGGCTCACGATATCGGCCATCCACCTTATGGGCATGGCGGTGAAATTGCGCTGAATTACATGATGCGAGAACACGGCGGCTTTGAAGGTAATGCACAAACTTTTCGTATCGTGACCAAGTTAGAGCCGTATACGGAACACTTTGGCATGAACTTGTCACGACGCACGCTGCTCGGTCTGATCAAGTACCCAGCCCTGATAAGCCAGACTCGCTCAACCGTTTTACCCGCGCCAGCCGAGCATCAGAGAAAGCTCAAGGCACACGAATGGTACCCTGCGAAAGGAATATACGACTGCGACAAAGCCCTGTTTGACTGGGTTCTTGAGCCTCTTACAGACAATGACAAAGCTCAACTTGGCCAAATGCGTTATGAGCCAGAATCCGACTTAGAACACAGCAAAACACGCTTTAAATCGCTTGATTGCTCCATCATGGAGCTCGCGGATGATATTGCCTACGGGGTCCATGACCTGGAGGATGCGATCGTCCTCGGGATGGTGACTCGCCAGCAGTGGCAGGAAGGCGCTGCCAGCCAGTTAGCCGATTGTGGTGACCCTTGGTTTGAGACACATATCGACTCCATTGGCCAAATGTTATTTAGTGGTAAACACCACGAACGAAAAGACGCGATTGGCGGTTTGGTCAATGCTTTGCTCACCAGTATTTCAATTAAAGCTGTGGATGTCGCCTTCACGAGTCCGCTGCTGGCTTGGAATGCTTGTTTGGAACCACAAACAGCAAAAGCACTCGATGTGCTAAAACATTTTGTTAGCCAATACGTTATTCAGGTTCCGCAAGTACAAATTGTGGAGTACAAAGGCCAACAGATCATCATGGATATCTTTGAAGCACTGACGGCGGCGCCTGAACGTTTGCTTCCAATGCATACCAAGGCACTTTGGTGTCAGGCTGGCACTGAAAGCGACAAAATGAGGGTCATTGCTGACTACATATCTGCCATGACCGACAGCCACGCGCAGAAACTGCATCGACAATTATTCTCATCGATCGTCCTTTAG